The Edaphobacter sp. 12200R-103 genome contains a region encoding:
- a CDS encoding PadR family transcriptional regulator, whose product MGDKTDVWQGTLALMVLKTLESMGSLHGYGIARRIEQTSGDLLSLNYGTLYPALLRLEQEGAIASEWGLSENNRKAKFYSLTRAGRRLLDKETRSWDQTTAILARFLSPSEDPS is encoded by the coding sequence ATGGGCGACAAAACAGACGTATGGCAGGGCACGCTGGCCCTGATGGTTCTCAAGACCCTCGAAAGCATGGGGTCGCTGCATGGCTACGGAATCGCCCGCCGGATCGAGCAGACCAGCGGCGATCTGCTCTCGTTGAACTACGGCACGCTCTACCCTGCGCTGCTGCGGCTGGAACAGGAAGGCGCCATCGCGTCCGAGTGGGGCCTGTCGGAGAACAACCGCAAGGCAAAGTTCTATTCGCTCACGCGCGCGGGCCGCCGCCTTCTCGACAAGGAGACCCGCAGCTGGGACCAGACCACGGCGATTCTGGCTCGCTTTCTGTCGCCCTCGGAGGATCCATCATGA
- a CDS encoding response regulator transcription factor: protein MNALQERDNAPLIAVIEDEEHLAQGLLFNLQAEGYRTHHESDGDAALEYLLHPDQPIAAVVLDCMLPGTDGVDIVRALREAELFTPVLMLTARSRPEDILEGIEAGADDYLPKPFDLSILLVRIKSLLRRTSWQRDPAAAPQQAQSAEPSSEYAFNHRTIRFDGLELVAPNRTTHLTVMEADLLRYFTEHEGQIVSRKDILEQVWRVHEDTDTRAIDNFIVRLRRYIEDDPGHPQHLITVRGVGYRFIANP, encoded by the coding sequence ATGAACGCACTGCAGGAACGCGACAATGCTCCCCTGATTGCCGTGATTGAAGACGAGGAGCACCTGGCACAGGGACTGCTCTTCAATCTGCAGGCGGAAGGATATCGCACCCATCATGAGTCCGACGGCGACGCTGCCCTGGAATATCTGCTGCATCCCGATCAACCGATAGCGGCCGTGGTCCTGGACTGCATGCTTCCGGGTACCGATGGGGTAGATATTGTCCGCGCTCTGCGCGAGGCGGAACTCTTCACCCCCGTACTTATGCTGACGGCGCGTTCGCGGCCTGAAGACATCCTTGAAGGCATTGAGGCGGGCGCCGACGACTACCTTCCCAAACCCTTCGATCTGAGCATCCTCCTGGTGCGCATTAAATCACTCCTGCGGCGCACGTCCTGGCAGCGCGATCCAGCGGCCGCTCCACAACAGGCACAATCGGCGGAGCCGTCCTCGGAATACGCCTTCAATCACCGCACCATCCGCTTCGACGGGCTGGAACTGGTTGCCCCAAACCGGACGACCCATCTCACCGTGATGGAGGCGGACCTTCTGCGCTACTTCACCGAGCATGAAGGCCAGATCGTCTCGCGCAAGGATATTCTCGAGCAGGTATGGCGCGTCCACGAAGATACCGACACACGTGCCATCGACAACTTCATCGTTCGCCTGCGCCGCTATATCGAAGACGATCCCGGCCACCCACAGCATCTGATCACCGTGCGTGGCGTAGGCTATCGCTTCATCGCCAATCCCTAA
- a CDS encoding sensor histidine kinase KdpD gives MNFSRRRGTIAFFITLGVLLVGLAVTLQVGWIVLNERTVALAVFGIILFALLIAGVVVNTVFLVREIRRNERQDSFLNAVTHELKTPIASIRLYLETLQRRPLDEAQRQQFYTNMLADSDRLLATVEQVLKAGQLGQRHRQQSRALIDLEALVSECITITLQRHHLASDAIVLQPVSGGVHLRVMGLAEDLRIAVLNLLDNAVKYSLEGVHVRCSLAITHYTWATLRITDTGVGLPPNQHKRIFRRFYRVPGRTMQRIKGTGLGLFLVRSIARQHGGDATASSPGPNMGTTVTLTLPLANPSTSEAQPAASRPASIVKERV, from the coding sequence ATGAACTTCAGTCGACGCCGTGGAACGATCGCATTTTTTATCACCCTGGGTGTATTGCTTGTCGGCCTCGCCGTCACCCTTCAGGTCGGCTGGATCGTCCTCAACGAGCGCACCGTCGCGCTCGCCGTCTTCGGAATCATCCTCTTCGCCCTGCTGATCGCCGGCGTCGTCGTCAATACCGTCTTCCTGGTGCGCGAGATCCGGCGCAATGAGCGGCAGGACTCGTTCCTGAACGCCGTCACCCACGAGCTGAAGACACCGATTGCCAGCATCCGGCTTTACCTTGAGACACTGCAGCGCCGCCCCCTGGACGAAGCCCAACGCCAGCAGTTCTACACCAACATGCTGGCGGACTCCGACCGGCTGCTCGCCACGGTCGAGCAGGTCCTCAAGGCTGGCCAACTGGGGCAGCGTCATCGTCAGCAGAGCCGTGCCCTGATCGATCTGGAGGCCCTCGTCTCCGAATGCATTACGATCACACTTCAGCGCCATCACCTGGCATCCGACGCCATCGTGCTGCAGCCAGTATCCGGCGGGGTTCATCTGCGTGTGATGGGACTCGCGGAGGATCTCCGGATTGCCGTGCTCAACCTGCTGGACAACGCCGTGAAATATTCTCTCGAAGGCGTTCACGTGCGTTGCTCGCTCGCCATTACGCATTACACCTGGGCAACGTTGCGCATTACCGATACCGGCGTAGGCCTGCCCCCCAACCAGCACAAACGCATCTTCCGGCGTTTCTATCGCGTTCCCGGACGCACCATGCAGCGTATCAAGGGAACCGGGCTCGGCCTCTTCCTTGTTCGCAGCATAGCGAGGCAACACGGCGGAGACGCAACTGCTTCCAGTCCGGGACCAAACATGGGAACGACGGTTACGCTCACGCTGCCTCTGGCGAATCCATCGACTTCTGAGGCTCAGCCGGCAGCGAGCAGACCGGCATCCATCGTGAAGGAGAGAGTATGA
- a CDS encoding DUF3011 domain-containing protein, with amino-acid sequence MTAKIRLLPLVFLSLLACAVFIKPAVAHGQTIYCASDDGHRHYCDANTRGGVQMTRQRSGSACTQGRTWGWDNRGIWVDQGCRAEFVTGNGGNGGGFRPGIGGGNWNGNGQTITCSSDDGNRHYCNIDTRGGVRLSRQISGSACDQGRGWGYDNRGVWVDHGCRAEFVTGNNGNGGFRPGNGGGNWNGRGQTFTCSSNNGGRNYCSVPGSGNPNSVVMSRQISGSSCVQGQSWGVDRRGLWVDKGCRAEFRTR; translated from the coding sequence ATGACTGCGAAGATCCGGCTTCTGCCACTTGTTTTTCTTTCCCTACTTGCCTGTGCCGTCTTTATCAAGCCGGCAGTGGCACACGGACAGACGATCTATTGCGCTTCCGATGACGGCCATCGTCATTACTGCGATGCGAACACCCGTGGCGGAGTTCAAATGACCCGCCAGCGTAGTGGTTCTGCCTGCACCCAGGGGCGAACCTGGGGCTGGGACAACCGGGGCATCTGGGTCGACCAGGGCTGCAGAGCCGAGTTCGTCACTGGAAACGGTGGCAATGGCGGAGGATTCCGACCGGGGATCGGTGGTGGCAACTGGAATGGAAACGGGCAGACGATCACCTGTTCCTCCGACGACGGAAACCGTCACTACTGCAACATTGACACCCGCGGAGGCGTCCGTCTCAGCCGACAGATTAGCGGGTCTGCCTGCGACCAGGGGCGCGGATGGGGATACGATAATCGCGGTGTATGGGTCGACCACGGCTGCCGGGCCGAGTTCGTCACCGGAAACAACGGCAATGGCGGATTCCGACCTGGCAACGGCGGTGGCAACTGGAACGGAAGGGGCCAGACGTTCACCTGCTCCTCAAACAATGGAGGACGGAACTACTGCTCCGTTCCTGGCAGCGGAAATCCGAACTCGGTCGTGATGTCGCGTCAGATCAGTGGATCGTCCTGTGTACAAGGACAGAGTTGGGGAGTGGACCGGCGCGGCCTATGGGTGGACAAGGGCTGCCGTGCAGAGTTCCGAACCCGCTAA